GGCTCCAATGGAATCAAGTTCTTTAATACTATACTTATGCATAAATGGATGGGCTTTTACTCCAATAAAACCAGGTAGGTTAAGGTATGTCTCTAACGTCTCCACAGATTCTGGAATAGTTGGGTTAACGGCAGCCCAGCCCAGAAAACGATCAGGATAGCGTTTTATAGCATTTGCTACAATGTCATTATCTGGCTCGGTAAAAATCTTATAACTTCCATTGACTTTAAAGTAACCATCTTTAACTAATCCGTCATAAATCTTAAGACCTATTTTGGGGAACTTCATGATTAAAAAGCGGAATAAGCGGTGTAGGTTATCCTGGTATGTACTTTCTTTTTCATACATGGTTTCATTAAAGGGTGGAATTAATGCGGTTTTCTCAACATTGTTTTTATCCATCTCTTCAATCATTTTTTCTAGCTCTAACATCGTTTCATCAACATGGAAATGGCAATCAATAATCATTTGTAATTTCAGCCATCCTTTCTTATTAAGATTAAAAGCTGAAAATTGAATATATAGAATCATATGAACGTTATCACATTCCTATTCAAGTTACCACAAACCGGATTAGGGTTAATTAAAAAATTGTCATTAGTTTGACGCACCGTACAACAATGTTATTCAATAGAAAATGATATTGCACACTGCACCACTTTTGTGAGCGCAGTAGCGGTCTGACACCCATACCGGCATATCTCTGACGGAAAACGAGCAGCTGTCTTTTCATCGACAGCTGCTCTGATTTGGTACTATGTGCGAAATTAAGATTTTTCTGGGAGCGACAGGCACCGCATGTTATATGCGTGTGCTTCTCACGATAAACGATTTGTTTTCTGTGCTTTCTAGAGAAAACGAGTTCCCCATGCCTTCTTCGACGTCGATGACGATTCGAAAGTGCTCCCAATATGAGAGGTTCGAGGTGTGCATATAATATGGAACTTCGAGCACTTCTCCTATTAGGTGATCTTGGTCCCCGCAGTAAAAGTCCTCTGCAGGCATGCAGATGGGCGATGTCCCATCACAACATCCTTCTGAGTGCATGAACACGAGTTTTCCGTGCGTATCTTTCAATGTGCGAATGAGGGCTTGGGCGGCTTCTGTCGTCGTTACCTTTTCCATTTTAAAAGAATCCCATTGATCCTTTGCTGTATCCAACTAGAATACATTTTGTTTGTTGATATTGTGACAGCATCATCGAATGGTTTTCTCGGCCAATACCAGATTGCTTGTAACCACCGAATGCCGCGTGCGCTGGGTATTGGTGATAAGTATTTGTCCACACTCGACCCGCTTCGATCGCGCGTCCTGCTCTGTATGCAAGCTCTCCGTTACGTGACCAAACACCTGCTCCTAAGCCGTATTGCGTGTCGTTTGCAATTTGAATTGCCTCATCAAAATCTTTAAACGTTGTCACCGAAATGACCGGACCAAAGATCTCCTCTTGGAAAATACGCATCTTATTGTTCCCTTTATACATCGTCGGAGCAACATAGTAACCCTCTGCTAAGTCTCCTTCTAACTTATTTTGATGGCCACCGATTAATAGTTCAGCACCCTCTTCTTTTGCAATATCAAAGTAAGATAGAATTTTATCTAGCTGTTGACTAGAAGCTTGCGCACCCATCATCGTATCCGTGTCTAATGGATTGCCGATTTTGATTGCTTTCACACGCTCGGTAACTTTCTCCATGAATTTATCGTAAATCGACTCGTGAACAAGCGCTCGTGACGGACATGTACATACTTCGCCTGAGTTTAAGGCAAACAGAACGAACCCTTCAATCGCTTTGTCTAAATACCCATCATCTGCATCCATCACATCTGGGAAGAAGATATTTGGCGACTTTCCACCAAGCTCTAACGTTACAGGAATGATATTTTCTGTTGCATATTGCATGATCGAACGTCCTACCGCTGTTGAACCGGTAAACGCAATTTTAGCGATGCGCGGATTTTTTGCAAGTGGTTTACCAACTTCTAGGCCTGTTCCTTGTACAATGTTTAAGACGCCATTTGGTAGTAGATCCTGAATCAGTTCCATTAAGACACAAATAGATGCAGGCGTTTGCTCAGCTGGCTTTAATATGACACAGTTCCCCGCCGCTAGTGCCGGTGCAATCTTCCACGTAGCCATAAGAATAGGGAAGTTCCAAGGAATGATTTGACCAACGACACCTAGTGGCTCGTGGTGGTGATAAGCGACCGTGTCTTCATTAATCTCACTGATGCCGCCTTCTTGCGCACGAATCGTACCTGCAAAGTAGCGGAAGTGATCCACAGCTAAGGGCAAGTCAGCATTTAGCGTCTCACGCACAGCTTTTCCGTTGTCCCAAGTTTCAGCCACCGCAAGCATTTCAAGATTCTCTTCAATACGGTCAGCAATTTTATTTAAGATTTGTGCACGGTAGGAAACAGGCGTCTTTCCCCAAGCATCTTTCGCTGCGTGTGCCGCATCTAGTGTAAGCTCAACATCTTCTGCTGATGAGCGTGGTACCTTTGTAAATACTTGACCATTGACTGGCGAAATAATGTCTAAATACTGCCCCTTTACCGGTGCTACCCACTCGCCCCCGATGAAATTTTCATACTTCTCTTTGAATTGAACGATTGAATTATCTGTGTTTGGATTTTGATAAATCATGTATACTCCCCCTAGATAAATTAGTTAGGTATCAAAATATGCATGAAGAAACCTGCATCCACCACTGTATGGAACAACGGCGTCACCGTTTGTTAGCGCTTACATTTTAGTTTTCTATAAATATAAGCACCTAAACAATAGTACCCTCCACACGATCCTATATATAAATATTCGACACCATTTACGTAATCCCTTCTTTTTCTTGTTTCTTTTGTCAGAAAATTCACCGAAATGATTCGACACGTTTCAGGGGGGTCTGACACCCGACACATAGATATGGAATAATACGGTACTCAAATGGTATTATTGTTACAATCTATTAACCTAATTGAGATGAGTGATATCTAAATGAAAGAATGCCCTAGATGCAAGACTGTGATGCATGAAGATGCGGCTGAAGAGTTGGTTGTAGAGGACCATGAGGTTTTACTAGATGGCTTTCTAGCCTGGGTGTGTTCGGGTTGTTCCTATTTTGAAAAGATAGAAAAGGGGAATCAAGATGCTTAAAGAACAGTTTGTGAACGGTGAGATTATTGCCAAGAGAGACGAGGTCACTTATTTATTCAGTTATGGGGATGACCAAGCGAGGATCCTTCACTTAGACGCTAAAGTCATGGGTGCGCCGATGCATGTAGAGGCCTTTTTGAAAATGGGGTACTGGGAGCCGTATGAAGGTGGTGTCGATCCTGCACAGCTTCTTCCGTCCTTAAGAATGGAGTCAGAAACTGGTGTGCTAGCTACTACGGAAGAGAATGAAAGAGTAGAAGCGCAATGCTTTGTCTTTAGGCAGTCAACTAGTCATAAAAAAGAGCTGTACAAAGAGATCGAAAAAGGACGCTTGAGACAAGGTTGGGGGTTTGCGGAAGGTCTATCGCTTCTTAATGGAAGAGACACGTTTATTGACAACTTTAAGCAAGCCTCCTCACATTGGGATGCAACAAGGCTATGGGCGACGTTAAGTAGGATGCTTCAAATAAAGCCCGGAGATATCATGATTATTCCAAAGCAGCCAGACCATCACCATTTTGTTATTATGCAGGCAAAGTTGCGTGAGGACGGGGTAAGTTGTTATGAATTTGCCGACCCATTACAATCGACAGACGATTATCGCCACATTATTCATATTGATAAAGCGAGTATTCAAGTGGTTCATTACGAGGCACTCTATCCTTCCATTATTAAGCGTCTGTTGAAGTCGATTGCTTACTCAAGTCCTGTGAACGTCGTCAGGCGTAAGGAATTTAACGAGGCTATTCATACGTTGCTAGAGTCAGCAACCACATCTAAAGAACTTGAAGAAGCCCATCCTCTTCAGATAAAGATGAAGGAGGTTGAGAAAAAGTTGCATCAAGAGTGGGTAGCAGAAGCAAGAAATCTGCCCCCAAGTGATTTTGAAAAAGTAGTGAAGATATTTATGGAAGCGAACGGTTTCGAAACCGAGCGAGCGAACCACTATGATCGCCTTGGTGGTGATATTGATCTCATTTGTAAAAAAGAAGTTCCGCTCCATACACCGTTTGAGCCAAGTAAAATGGAATTAATTTATTATATTCAAGTGAAAAAGCATAAAGGCAAGACGGATGAGACGGGTGTGAAACAGTTGAATCAGATGGTTGACCATTTACTTGTGGAGAGTGGACAAAACGTGCAGAAGATTCTTATCTCCCTTGCTGATGACTTCTCCGATACGTGTAAACAATTAGCAGACGAGAGTAATGTTCTATTAATTGACGGGCTAGCGTTTGCTGAGATGTATGTTAAGAGTGAGGCGTGATAGCAGTCACCTTAGGCCGGTGCCTGTCCCCCGTTTAACTACAGCATTAGCGCAGTGGGGGTCTGACCCCAAAAGCAAAAGCACAAAAGCAAGATGATGAAGAAGTAGAGGAATGAATGATAGAAGAGCATTGAGGGAATCCTCAATGCTCTTCTATGTTTAAATCGATGTAAAAGAAGCGCGCCGCAGCGCACTCCTTCTTATTTTTTGCCTTTTTTATCACTCGGATGGAGAACCGTTACATTTTGCGGATTCTCAGGATCAAAGACAAATTCAAACTTTCCTCCTCGATCAGGTGTGAAAGATAGTTCTTCTGTCGGTATGGCTTGATTCAACACGTAATGGAATCGGACCGTTTGTTTATTTTTCAAATGAATACCCTTTGAATACCATATTTTACGGTCTTCATCATACGTTAATTCGATATTTTCTGATCCTAGCGTTAAACTCACTTGCTCAATTTCTAGCTCTTCTATTACAAGGTACGCAGCAAAGGCATTCGCTTCGATAGTTAACTCGTTACTTTTTATTCTTTCACCAGTTGTCATATCTTCAAGCGTTAGCACTTCGTTTAGCTCAAGTGTCGTTTCTTCTCCTTTATTGACAGCGATGATTAAGCGCTCTGTGTCGTTTCCGCGTTCAAATACAAGAGCATCTCTTGTGGTTGCATGCTCCTTGAAATACCCGTCTCTTAGAGCGGAGTGATTTTTTCGAAGGTCGATTATGTCTTTGTAGTGAGCAAGTAAATCTTGGTCTTGTTTCTCTTGGTCCCATATCATTGGCTCACGGTACCAACGATCTTTCCAATCTGTGTACTCATTATGGTTCGCGCTCTGAGAAAGACCTACTTCTGTACCGTAATAAATAACTGGTGATCCCGGGAGCATAAACTGTGTAAAGGAAGCTAATTTCAAACGATTTGTTTGATTTCCTGCCTCATATAGAAACCGCGGTAGATCATGATTATCTAAGAAAGTGGTCATGATATATTCAGGATGATACGCCGCTTGATTTTCATTTAGATATCGTACAATTGATTGCATCGAACCGTTAAAGGCAAAGGTTCCTTTAAACGTGTCGTGGAATCCAAAGTCTAGCGACCCATCTAGTTTCCCAGCATACGATGAAATCTTGTCACGATTATCCCAAACCTCACCAAATACATAAACATCTGGATCAATCGATTTCACTTTATCACGGAAATCAACCCAAAAGCTGTAACTAGGACCTTTTGCATAATCTAAGCGTAAGCCGTCAAAATCTAATTCCTCTAACCAAAACGGAACAACCTCATTTAACATATAATCTCGGGCCATCTCATTGTCATTGTTAAACTGCGGAAGTTCGCCAATACCGTAAAAGGTCTCGTATGTGCCATCTTCGTTAAAGTTATACCAATTATAATACGGGCTATCTGCTCCTCGCTCTACTGCATCTTGGAAGAACGGATGCTGATCTGATGTATGGTTAGGCACGAAATCATAGATCACTTTCATATCACGTGCGTGTGCTTTTGTGATTAGTTCTTTCATTGTTTCTAATGTACCAAAATTGCGGTCGATTTCTTTGAAGTCTGCTGGGTGGTAGCCGTGTGAATAAGGCCCTTCGAACACTGGTGATAACCAAAGTGTGTCCACACCTAAGTCTTCTAAGTAATCAAGTTCGTCAATGACCCCTTCAAGGTCGCCGCCCATCCAGTCTTTTAATCCTTCTTCAAGTGGAAGAGACGAATCCACATCATAGTTATTGTCTGGATTGCCGTCTTTAAAACGATCGACGAAGATGTGGTAGATGATCGCATCCTTTGCCCAGTCTGGTGTGCGGAATTGATCGACATAATAAGCAAATTCGGTTGCTTCTTCAGCAGTTTGGCTGTTTGTATCGGCAAATTGCGAAGCTTCGCCATCTGCATCCCATACATCTAGCTTGTATTTTACTGGTGTTTCGTTTGCTTGAGCCGGAATGACGCCTGTGAGCGTGGATGTGTATAATCCGTTTTGCTCGGTTGTGTCAGTGACCGTCATCGCTGTGAAGTCACCATTTGTGGCGTTACCACGAAGGCCTTCAGGTGATGTTCCGTCTGTCGTGTAGTAAATACCGCCATCGGTAATCGGCCCGTAATGTTCAACGGTCGTTGTGATCGTTACTGCGTCTTCACTACTTGGAATATATGGCTCATGGTTAAAGTTATGTGATACTGACTTCGCAACAGGAATGCCTATCCACTCAGTGACGGTATCATTCGTTGTGTTACCTTCTGCTGTAAAGGTTGCTGTGCGGTGTTGATCGATCACTTCAGCAAATTTTGAATCGCCGAGGCCATAGCGGTACTCGAGCGTCTCCCCTGCATCGCCAGCAAGTTCAACTTGCCACGTGCCGTCCTCTGTCTGAGTCATTGGTGTAACCGCGTAATTAAATTGATTTAACGTCGAAGCAACTGTTGGTGTCACCCAACCAGGTGTTGCTTCTGGCAAAGTTAGGTTCAATGTAACACTACCTGTAAAGTCGGTTGTATCGAGACGTACATCGACTTGACGTTCGTTGCTAGGATTAAAATAGAAGAAGTAATTTCCCGACTGTGGTGGAGTAAACGATAGATTCGCTCCGCCCATCCATTGATCGTTCATGACAAACTTGTATTCTACTTTCGTTCCCCCATCTAATGGGATCGCATCGCTCACCCAACGACTTTCTTCCTCATTGTACGTGAGAGGATTGTTGTTCGTTGACCAATCAAGTGCAGATGCATCGCCACGTAAGACAACCGTGTCATACGTCTTGTCTGCGGATTGTGCACTAACTTGCGCTGATTGTGCAAACGGTTGCATAAATAGCGAAAATAATAGAACAACCGCCATAAAGAAAGGAAAAAGCTTCATCTTACTCTGCATAGGGTGGGGCCTCCTTGAAATTGTTTTTTTCTGTAAACACTTTTGATAGCGTTTACATATTCAAGTTAATAGTAATCTATATATTGTTTGAAAGTCTAGTAATTTTCAGATAATTCTAGAAAATAGGTAGAAAGTTGGTGCAAACGATTGCTTTGTTCCCGGGCTAGGGAGGTGGTTCGGGGATGGCGTTTCCAATTTATTGCAGCATTTGCGCGGAAATGCGAGTCAAGTCCTTAATCCTGTGTAAATTAGGATTCAATGTTTCAGCTATTGCTGATGATCATGGTTTAGGTTTGTTTTTATTTTTTGGGAGCGAGGGGTACCCCTCGCTCCCAAAAAATTTCGCTTCGCACTACATGGATGATTCACTGGGAAAATAAAATTTACGTCCACCGCAATCTAACGTTTTTTCGTAATCCATGAGTACCGCACCAATCAGTCGAAAAGCTGATTGATTGTTAGGGAAGATTCGTATCACTCGTTCTCTTCTTCTAATTTCTGAGTTTAAACGTTCTAAGTTGTTGGTTGTTCGTATCTTAATTCGAGCTTCGGCCGGTTCATCCAAGAATTGAATGGCATCTTCAAAGCCTTCATCTAATGTGTTAATGGCCTTCTCATAGGCTTTTTGAAGTTCATATGTTTGAATAAACTCGTTTTTAAGTGTTCTTGCGGCTTCCGGATTAGGCGCATCAAAGATGCTCTTCACCATTTCTCTTGCATCATATGACCCTTTCTTTGGCATACACTGAAAGATATTGCGCTTAAAGTGGACTGTGCAGCGTTGCCAACTCGTGCCAATAAAAGATTCTGTGATGGCACTTTTCAGTCCAGAATGGGCATCAGAAATCAGTAGACGAGGCGATTGAAGGCCTCTTGATTTTAGATAGTCAAAAAAGCACATCCATGCTTCTTTACTCTCTGCGTGATTGACACGTAAACCAATGATTTCTCTTTTATGATCTTGGTTTACCCCCACTGCGATATAGACGGCCTTAGATACTACTTTATTGTGCTCTCTCACCTTAATATACATGGCATCTACGTAGACATATTTATAGTAGGTGATGTTCAAAGGGCGGTCAGCCCATTCCTTTACGAGAGGGTCTAACTTAGCTGTGAGGCTAGAGACAAACGACTTAGAAACGGTTTCTCCGCAAAGCTGTTCTACGATCTTAGTCACCTTACGGGTAGACACCCCGTTCACGACCATTTCTAACATAGAGAGGACCAGTGATTGGTCTGCTCGTTGATATTTTTCAAACAAACTAGTAGAGAACTCCCCACTTCGAGTACGGGGAACTTTAAGCTGTAGTTTGCCGATCGAAACCGTATAATCTCTTTCATAGTAACCGTTACGGTAATCCTTACGATCATCTACCCTTTGATAGAAATCAGACTCCATATACTCGTCGCGCTCTTTTTCCATAAATTCATTTAAGACTAAAACAAGAGAAGACTTTACAACAGCCTCTAATCCAGAATTCATAACCTCATCTTTTAAATTTTCCATATCTAGGGTAAACTTAATTTGAGCCATCATCAATTTCTCCTTTCAATATTTTCGTCGCTGAAAACATTGTTGCCAGAAATTGATGTGGCTTATTCTTTTTTACACAATTATATGGACTCTATCGAAATGCGGTGGATTCGCGCGGAAACATGTGCTTTGTGCGCGGAAATGAGTGGGATTTGCGCGGAAACGAGGTGAATTCGCGCGAAACCGCTCCCTGGGCAGCGATTTGACCTGGCTTTTCATCAAAAAAAGCAGCGACCAAGGGCTGGTGGCTGCATGATTTCAAGAAAATTGATCATTTCTTCATGTATAGGCATGGATGATGTCATTTCTACCGATCGAATAATAGGTTAGTGTCGATTGTTTGACCTCATCTAACGAGTAACAATTGCGCCCGTCGAATAGGACAGGGTTTTTCATCAGCTTGCAGTAGACGTCTACGGGTGTATCGACGATTTCGTCCCATTCGGTCACGAGCAAGCAGGCATCGGCTTGGTCGATCGCTTCTGTAACAGAGTTAGCGTATTCTACGGTCGGCGACAAAATACGTTTTGCTTGTGATTGGGCGACAGGGTCGTAGGCGACGACATGAGCACCCGATTCTAGTAATTCATCAATAATGACAAGAGAGGCTGCTTCTCGCATATCATCGGTATTTGGTTTAAAGGAGAGGCCTAATACCGCAACGCGCAGACCAATGAGTGAACCGAAATGAGCTTTGGCCATGGCGACGAGACGATGGCGCTGGGTGTTGTTCACTTCAATGACTGATTTTAATAGTTTAAAATCATGCGTCACGTCTCCTGCAATTTGGACGAGGGCTTTTGTATCTTTTGGAAAGCAAGATCCACCGTATCCGATGCCGGCGCGGAGAAAAGAGCGACCAATTCGCTGATCCATCCCCATTCCACTCGCGACATCGTCGACATTTGCCCCTAATTCATCACATAAGTTAGCAATCTCATTTATGAAACTTATTTTTGTTGCTAGAAAAGCATTGGCTCCATATTTGATAAGTTCAGCACTACGGCGGTCGGTGAGAAAAATCGGTCGTTCAAATGGTTCGTAGATCGATCTGACTAGTTCAGAGGAGTGGGCATCTTGTGCACCGATAACGATTCGGTCGGCTTGAAACGTATCGGATAACGCTTGACCTTCTCTTAGGAATTCTGGTACAGAGACGACATGGATCGAGTGTAGAGATATGGTATTCATCATCGTTTCGAGACATTCATTTGTTCCAACGGGCACCGTGCTTTTGATTACTACAACGGTCGAGTGGCGAATTTCTTCTGCTACGGTGCGGCATGCGGCTTCTATATAAGAGAGATCGGCTGAACCGTCCTTCCGCTCTGGTGTCCCAACAGCGATGAAGATGACATCCGCTTCGGCGAAAGCTTGTGTAGGAACGGTCGTAAAGGCCAAACGATTCGCTTCGATGTTGCGAATTAGATAGCTTTCAAGGCCTGGCTCATAGATGGGCGTGTTCCCTTGGCGTAGCTTTGCTACCTTTATTTCATCTACATCAAGACAAATGACCTCATGGCCAACTTCTGCGAATGCAATACCTGTCACAAGACCAACATACCCTGTACCAACCACCGTGATGTTCATCCTCTCACAGCACCCTCTCTCGTAACAGAATCAATGTATGCCAATAAGTCCTCGCGCAAATCCTCACGTTCAAGAGCAAAATCAATCGTTGCTTTTAAATACCCTAACTTATCACCGACATCGTACCTCTTCCCGCTAAACTCGTAAGCAAGAACGGCTTGATGTTTGTTTAACTCTCGGATCGCATCGGTTAGCTGGATCTCTCCTCCTGAACCGGGTTTGATTTGCTCTAAGATCGGGAAAATTTCGGGCCTTAGGATATACCGACCTTGGATCGCAAATCGAGAGGGTGCGTCATAGACTGGCGGCTTTTCTACAAGATCATGGAGAGGGTACAAGCCGGGCTCCAGTGCTGTCGTTGTCGGCTCAATAATCCCGTATTTTGAGACTTCTTCTTGGGCCACTTTTTGCACGCCAAGAACCGAACATGGGTATCGTTCATAGATATTCATTAATTGACCAAGACATGGTTTGTCACTACGTACAATGTCGTCACCAAGCAACACAGCAAACGGCTCATCTCCAATGAAGCTTTTTGCACACAGAACAGCATGCCCGAGTCCTAGTGGCTCTTTTTGTCTTATGTAATGGATGTTGGAGAGCTTAGAGATCTGTTGAATCTGCTCTAATACGTCCCACTTTTCTCGTTTCGCTAACGTTTCTTCAAGCTCATACGACTTATCAAAGTGATCCTCAATCGCGCGTTTGCCACGTCCGGTGACAATAATAATGTCTTCAATTCCTGATGCAACGGCTTCTTCAACAATAAATTGAATCGTCGGCTTATCAACAATCGGGAGCATTTCTTTCGGCTGAGCTTTCGTTGCTGGCAAAAATCGTGTACCTAGACCTGCTGCTGGAATAATCGCTTTACGAACTTTCATCCACACGCCTCCTGGTCAACATCTATTTTTTAATGGTACTTTCAATCTGATTATATCAAGATTAAATGTAAGTATTCGTTGAGATTTTGTAAAGGGAGGGGATGGTATTTCCAAATTATTGAAGCGTTTGCGCGAAAATGTGGTCGATTCGCGCGGAAACCGGTACTTTATGCGCGGAAGCTTGTTTAATTTGCGCGGAAACGAGGAGATTTCGCGCGGAAGTGCCTCCTCTCTCCTATTTCTAACTGAAAAAAATAAAAAATCCTCTTAGAAAAGAGGATTTCTTATTGAATGCTTATCCGTGTACGTATTCAGGGGGGCCATTCGGTGTAAAAACATCACTAGAATATGCTGAAACTGGTGTAGCGAGTAGAAAAGTTAAGACCAATCCACATATAATAATTTTTTTCAAAATATTCTACCTCCTTTTGCGTTTAAATTATTTATAGCATATTATATAGATCCATGCATTACTTGAAATAGAGATTCTGTGGTAGTCTCATCATGATTACTAGGTTAAAAGTCTCATTTCCATACAAAAGTATGAACATATGAATACATCTCATTTTTTTGGAGGGTTGATTGATGGATTATTCAATAGGTGAACGTATTAAAGACTTAAGGGAACATTTAAAGATGTCTCAAAAAGATCTGTGTAAAAACATTTGTACTCAAGGGCTAATCAGTAGAATAGAACGCAGTACGACCATTCCAACTGCTCCATTACTCCATCAATTAGCTTTGCGACTCGGTGTCGATCTAAATTATTTTTTTGATGACATATCTCGTAACGGGATCAACTATGTTCAAGAAGTGAAGCTAACGATTAACAAACTCATTCATTCCCATGACTATCATGAAATCATGAAAATCGTTCAACTCGAAAAGAAAAATCCACTATTTCGAGAGTCGCACCTTCAACAGTACTTACTTTGGAGAGAAGGCATCTGTATCTATCATTTAGAAAAGGATAGTGAAAAAGCTCTTTCTTTTTTAGATAAAGCATTACAAGTGAGACCCGGTACTAACCATACATTAACTGAAATAGAAGTAGATATATTAGCTTCTAAAGCCATTGTCTTCAGTAAGATAAACGATCTTGGACAAGCCGCTGCCATCTACGAACACATTTTTCGTAAAATCGGCTCATTCCCAAACTTTAAAAACAAACGATTGCTCATCCGTGTTCTTTATAATGCTAGCCGCAATGCTTTTGATAGACAAAACTACAAGGAATCCCTTTCTTATGCAGACAAAGCTTTAAATATTTGCATAGAAGAAGAGCATCTTTATTTACTAGGGAATCTATTTTACTTAAAAGGATGCACGTTGTTTCGTCATGACCGAACACAAAAAGCAACTAGTTTAAAGTTATTACATCATGCATGGCAAATCTATCAATTAAACCCTATACCTGTTCTGATAAATAGTTTAGAAGAAGAAATCGCCTATGTAAGGACCTCTTAATACTATAGTTAAATATTGTATATGAACAAGTTAATATCACTATGTAAATAAAGAAGGTAACGAACGATTGATGGTTCGTTATCTTCTTTATTGTGTAAGCTTGTCCATTTTCAAGGTTAGAATATTCTGTCTATTAATCCTACAATGTGAGTGTAGTACTACTATATTCGAGGGGGTTGTTATATGAAGGGTATGAAGGTTACTGGTTTGTTGCTTGGTCTTGTGTTGGCGGTTGTGTTTGTGTTCTCTACTTTATCAGTGAGTGCGAATGGTAAAGGTGTGGAGCGCGTTGAGTATTTGATTGGGTTCCATGAAAAAGCGAATAAAGATGAGGTCAATCAAGCAGGCGGAGAAGTGGTTCATGAGTTTACATACATGCCTGTGCTTCAAGTGAAAATTCCTGAGCGAGCGGCTAAAGCTCTTGAAAACAATCCGAATATCGCATTTGTTGAAAAGAATGAAGAGGTAACTGCTACTCAAACGGTACCATGGGGAATCACTCATATTAAAGCTCCGACTGTTCATAGCTGGGGCAATCGTGGGGGCGGCGTGAAAGTAGCTATCCTTGATACAGGTGTCGCGAATCATCCTGACTTACAAATTTCTGGTGGGGCAAGCTTTATTGGCTCTGAACCATCTTATCAAGATTTAAATGGGCACGGTACGCATGTTGCTGGTACAGTTGCGGCGTTAAACAATAGTTATGGTGTGCTTGGTGTGGCTCCTTCTTCAAGTATTTATGCGGTCAAAGTGTTAGATCGTAACGGTGGTGGTTCTCACGCGAGTATCGCTCAAGGCATTGAGTGGTCGATTAGCAATGGGATGGACATTGTGAACATGAGTTTAGGTGGGCCTACGGGTTCGAATACGCTAAAGCAAGCTGTCGATAATGCGTACAATCTTGGCGTTTTACTAGTCGCTGCTTCTGGGAACACAGGAACAGCTGGCATTCAATTCCCAGCTCGCTACAACACGGTCATGGCTGTAGGCGCGGTTGATTCACGCAATCGTCTAGCTTCATTCTCCACTTTCGGAAATGAACAAGAAATTGTCGCTCCAGGCGTCAACGTACAAAGTACGCATTTATCAAATGGTTATGTGTCTCTAAACGGAACATCGATGGCT
Above is a genomic segment from Bacillus sp. FJAT-45037 containing:
- a CDS encoding IS256 family transposase, which produces MAQIKFTLDMENLKDEVMNSGLEAVVKSSLVLVLNEFMEKERDEYMESDFYQRVDDRKDYRNGYYERDYTVSIGKLQLKVPRTRSGEFSTSLFEKYQRADQSLVLSMLEMVVNGVSTRKVTKIVEQLCGETVSKSFVSSLTAKLDPLVKEWADRPLNITYYKYVYVDAMYIKVREHNKVVSKAVYIAVGVNQDHKREIIGLRVNHAESKEAWMCFFDYLKSRGLQSPRLLISDAHSGLKSAITESFIGTSWQRCTVHFKRNIFQCMPKKGSYDAREMVKSIFDAPNPEAARTLKNEFIQTYELQKAYEKAINTLDEGFEDAIQFLDEPAEARIKIRTTNNLERLNSEIRRRERVIRIFPNNQSAFRLIGAVLMDYEKTLDCGGRKFYFPSESSM
- a CDS encoding UDP-glucose dehydrogenase family protein; the protein is MNITVVGTGYVGLVTGIAFAEVGHEVICLDVDEIKVAKLRQGNTPIYEPGLESYLIRNIEANRLAFTTVPTQAFAEADVIFIAVGTPERKDGSADLSYIEAACRTVAEEIRHSTVVVIKSTVPVGTNECLETMMNTISLHSIHVVSVPEFLREGQALSDTFQADRIVIGAQDAHSSELVRSIYEPFERPIFLTDRRSAELIKYGANAFLATKISFINEIANLCDELGANVDDVASGMGMDQRIGRSFLRAGIGYGGSCFPKDTKALVQIAGDVTHDFKLLKSVIEVNNTQRHRLVAMAKAHFGSLIGLRVAVLGLSFKPNTDDMREAASLVIIDELLESGAHVVAYDPVAQSQAKRILSPTVEYANSVTEAIDQADACLLVTEWDEIVDTPVDVYCKLMKNPVLFDGRNCYSLDEVKQSTLTYYSIGRNDIIHAYT
- a CDS encoding alpha-amylase family glycosyl hydrolase — its product is MQSKMKLFPFFMAVVLLFSLFMQPFAQSAQVSAQSADKTYDTVVLRGDASALDWSTNNNPLTYNEEESRWVSDAIPLDGGTKVEYKFVMNDQWMGGANLSFTPPQSGNYFFYFNPSNERQVDVRLDTTDFTGSVTLNLTLPEATPGWVTPTVASTLNQFNYAVTPMTQTEDGTWQVELAGDAGETLEYRYGLGDSKFAEVIDQHRTATFTAEGNTTNDTVTEWIGIPVAKSVSHNFNHEPYIPSSEDAVTITTTVEHYGPITDGGIYYTTDGTSPEGLRGNATNGDFTAMTVTDTTEQNGLYTSTLTGVIPAQANETPVKYKLDVWDADGEASQFADTNSQTAEEATEFAYYVDQFRTPDWAKDAIIYHIFVDRFKDGNPDNNYDVDSSLPLEEGLKDWMGGDLEGVIDELDYLEDLGVDTLWLSPVFEGPYSHGYHPADFKEIDRNFGTLETMKELITKAHARDMKVIYDFVPNHTSDQHPFFQDAVERGADSPYYNWYNFNEDGTYETFYGIGELPQFNNDNEMARDYMLNEVVPFWLEELDFDGLRLDYAKGPSYSFWVDFRDKVKSIDPDVYVFGEVWDNRDKISSYAGKLDGSLDFGFHDTFKGTFAFNGSMQSIVRYLNENQAAYHPEYIMTTFLDNHDLPRFLYEAGNQTNRLKLASFTQFMLPGSPVIYYGTEVGLSQSANHNEYTDWKDRWYREPMIWDQEKQDQDLLAHYKDIIDLRKNHSALRDGYFKEHATTRDALVFERGNDTERLIIAVNKGEETTLELNEVLTLEDMTTGERIKSNELTIEANAFAAYLVIEELEIEQVSLTLGSENIELTYDEDRKIWYSKGIHLKNKQTVRFHYVLNQAIPTEELSFTPDRGGKFEFVFDPENPQNVTVLHPSDKKGKK
- the galU gene encoding UTP--glucose-1-phosphate uridylyltransferase GalU, with translation MKVRKAIIPAAGLGTRFLPATKAQPKEMLPIVDKPTIQFIVEEAVASGIEDIIIVTGRGKRAIEDHFDKSYELEETLAKREKWDVLEQIQQISKLSNIHYIRQKEPLGLGHAVLCAKSFIGDEPFAVLLGDDIVRSDKPCLGQLMNIYERYPCSVLGVQKVAQEEVSKYGIIEPTTTALEPGLYPLHDLVEKPPVYDAPSRFAIQGRYILRPEIFPILEQIKPGSGGEIQLTDAIRELNKHQAVLAYEFSGKRYDVGDKLGYLKATIDFALEREDLREDLLAYIDSVTREGAVRG